The nucleotide window CATCGATTGGGAACTTAACGGAGGATGAAAAGCTTGCATTATTGAAGGGAATTGAACTTGCGGTTAAAGCTCTAAAAAGAGCGTTGAAGGCGGATGGCTTTAACGTCGGAATAAATATAGGGAAAGCGGCCGGACAGACCGTTGATCATATCCACATTCATGTAATTCCAAGATATGAAGGGGACTGTGACTATCCGGAAGGTGGAATTAGAAAGGCAGTTCTTAATTTTCCCGATGAAAATTTAAGGAACACCAAGAACAGGCTCAGCTCCAAAGAAATCGAGAGGATAAGGAGGGTCTTAAATGGAAGTGAATAAGGTAGTATTCTCGGTTATAGTTTTGATAATCCTTTTCTTGGCGCTGAAGGTTATAATCCCGTTTTTCTCTCCATTATTCTTTGCCTTTATTACGGCCTACATTCTCTACCCCGTGCACGTCAAAATCAGCGAGAGGTTTAATGAGAAGTATTCCGCAGTTTTCTTGACCCTTTTGCTATTACTCGGAGCACTTATCTTGTTACTTATCCTCATTTACACGCTTGCCCCCGTAGTTAATCAAGCTTACGAGTATCTAAGCGACATAGAAAGCTTGACCCTTTCGATACCTTTCATACCTGGAGATATAGCAAGTTCCCTCCAAGAAACCGTCGACAAGTTAGTGGAAATTGGAAAAGACTACTTGGTCTCAATTACCTTTTCGGTTCCAAAGTACCTGCTTCAGGTCGTTGTTTACCTAACCTTCGTATACTTCTTTCTAGTTAAGAGGAAGGCAATTGAAGAACTTTTGAGTTTCAGAGATGAAAGGCTAGTTAGGATAGTAAAGAGAGGAAACGTTACGCTTCAAGCTCTTATAAGGGCATGGTTGCTACTTAACATAGCTAAGGGGATATTGATGACCGTGGGGTTCCTAGCGTTCAAGGTCTCAAACGTCCCAACGGCAATCCTGGCTGGAATATTAACCGTCCTCTTTTCATTCGTTCCCCTCTTTGAAGGTTGGATGATATGGCTTGCGGGGGCCTTTTATCTAATAAAAAATGGAGATATACTTACTGGGTTGGGATTGGCAATTTACGGCTTCGTTTTAGTTTCTCCACTTCCTGACTTTACGATTCGACCTAAGCTAGTTGCCAGGGAAGCGAACTTCGATGAGGTTCTAGTTTTAATAGGGATGATAGGAGGAACATGGGGACTCGGACTTAAGGGTCTCATAATAGGCCCAATAGTTCTTAACGTCGCCATAGAGATGTTAAGAGAGTGGAAAATCCAAAACAAAGCTAGAGGGTCACAATCTTGATACCCTTCTCTTCCATCTCTTTTAAGGCCTTTTCTTCATCCTCTGGCTTGATTCCCTTAACGGCATCCCTAAGAAGGTAAACCTCAAATCCATGCTTGAGAGCATCTAGCGCCGTGGCGCGGACGCAGTATTCGGTCGCTACACCACATACGTAAACCCTTTTGACGCCCTTCTCTTTCAGTATCTTGTCTAGATTAGTCCCCTCAAACCCTGAATACGCCTCCTTGTCAGGCTCAGTTGCCTTGGAGATTATGATCGTGTCCTCTGGTAAATCGACTACAAATTCTGCCCCAGGGGTATTTTGTACACAGTGCTTTGGCCATGGGCCGCCCCTCTCCTTAAAACTTATATGGTTCTCTGGATGCCAATCGCGCGTTGCCACAATTAAAGCTCCCTTTTCCCTGAATTTCTTTATATACTCGTTGACCTTTGGAATTATCTTATCTCCTTCGGGAACCGGAAGAGCTCCACCTGGCATAAAATCCCTTTGCATGTCAACAACGATCAACGCCTCCTCGGGCATATCAATCCCCTTAAGATTAATGCATTGCAACGTTTTTAGTATTTCGATAGAACGTAGATCTCCCTCAGTATTCTCTGCTCCTTCTCTCCCTCAAGTATCCTGGTAATGACTTTGAATCCAAGGTCTTCTAACCATTGCCGTTCTCTCCGATACACGCTACCATCAACTAGGTTAAAAGCAGGAAATACGAATAC belongs to Pyrococcus abyssi GE5 and includes:
- a CDS encoding HIT family protein; translated protein: MECPFCHPKPENVVYEDKFIRILLDNYPANPGHLLVVPKRHVTSIGNLTEDEKLALLKGIELAVKALKRALKADGFNVGINIGKAAGQTVDHIHIHVIPRYEGDCDYPEGGIRKAVLNFPDENLRNTKNRLSSKEIERIRRVLNGSE
- a CDS encoding AI-2E family transporter, which translates into the protein MEVNKVVFSVIVLIILFLALKVIIPFFSPLFFAFITAYILYPVHVKISERFNEKYSAVFLTLLLLLGALILLLILIYTLAPVVNQAYEYLSDIESLTLSIPFIPGDIASSLQETVDKLVEIGKDYLVSITFSVPKYLLQVVVYLTFVYFFLVKRKAIEELLSFRDERLVRIVKRGNVTLQALIRAWLLLNIAKGILMTVGFLAFKVSNVPTAILAGILTVLFSFVPLFEGWMIWLAGAFYLIKNGDILTGLGLAIYGFVLVSPLPDFTIRPKLVAREANFDEVLVLIGMIGGTWGLGLKGLIIGPIVLNVAIEMLREWKIQNKARGSQS
- a CDS encoding nicotinamidase; amino-acid sequence: MPEEALIVVDMQRDFMPGGALPVPEGDKIIPKVNEYIKKFREKGALIVATRDWHPENHISFKERGGPWPKHCVQNTPGAEFVVDLPEDTIIISKATEPDKEAYSGFEGTNLDKILKEKGVKRVYVCGVATEYCVRATALDALKHGFEVYLLRDAVKGIKPEDEEKALKEMEEKGIKIVTL